The window GCTGATTTTAACAATGAAACAGGGAATATAGCCTTCAGGGCTACATTTCCAAATGATAAAGGTTTGTTAAGACACGGTGAAACGGGGAATATATTGATGCCAATTACATTTAAAGACGCATTGATAATACCTCAAAAAGCTACCTTTGAAATATTGGATAAAAAATTCGTCTATATTGTGGATGAAACCAATACTTTAAGGTCAACCGAAATCACAGTCGCACATGAAATCCCTCATTTGTTTATTGTTAGCGAAGGGCTTAAACCAACGGACAAAGTCCTTATAGATGGTCTAAGAAAAGTCAAAAACAATCAGACGATAAAGCACGAATTTCTAGATCAAAGAGATATTTTAGCTGATTTAAACCTGCTTCATGCAGAGTAAATTTAACCTCTAAATTACTTTACACATGTTTAGCAAGTTTATACAGCGGCCGGTTTTAGCGATAGCTATCTCCCTGGCCATCATATTCTTAGGAATATTAGCAATTGCAACAAGACCTATTTCACAATTTCCTGAAATAGCCCCTCCGAGGGTAAATATATTTATCGCTTATCCGGGGTCCAGCGCAGACGTATTGGTTAAATCTACTCTGATCCCTCTGGAAAGAGCGATCAATGGAGTAAAGGGAATGCAGTACATTATCTCCGATGCTACAAGTGCTGGGGAGGCTACCATTCAAATTATATTTGAGCCAGGTACAGACCCCAATGCAGCAGTAGTGAATGTGAAAACCCGAGTAGATCAGGTGATGAACAATCTTCCGCCTCTGGTGCAAAGGGAGGGTGTGATCATCACTCCTATCCAACCCAGTATGTTGATGTATGTCAACCTCTTCAGTACGGATAAAAAAGCAGATGAGAAATTCCTTTACAACTATGCCAATGTAAATATTCTTCCCGAACTGCAAAGGATTAGCGGAATGGGAAGGGCAACAATACTTGGTTCCCGTCAATACGCCATGCGGGTATGGTTAAAACCGGATAGAATGAGGGCCTATAATATTTCTACTGAGGAAGTTTTAGAGGCCATTGATGAGCAAAGTGTTATCGGTAGACCGGGTAGACTAGGCCAAAGTTCAGGTAAAACCGCTCAGTCCATCGAATATGTACTGACTTATAAGGGTAGATTTAATTTACCTGAGGAATACGAAGATATCATTATACGGGCGAATCCGGAAGGAGAAATATTAATGCTTAAAGACATTTCTGAAGTAGAGTTAGGCAGTGAATTCTTTGATATTTATTCGAATAAAGATGGATATCCTGCTGCTTCAATGGTATTGAAGCAAAATTTTGGTAGTAATGCAAGTAAGGTAATTGATGATGTAAAAGTTAAATTGAAAGAACTCGAAAAGGACTTTCCTCCGGGCATGTCCTATGAGATAAATTATGATGTATCTACTTTTGTTGATGCTTCAATTGACAAGGTTTTACATACATTAGTCGAAGCTTTTATATTGGTGGCCTTAGTAGTATTTCTCTTCCTAGGAGATTTGAGATCCACCATCATACCGGCCATCGCTGTTCCTGTTTCATTGATTGGGGCCTTTGTTTTCATGCAAATATTTGGCTTAACGATTAACATGATCACCTTATTTGCACTGGTTTTGGCAATTGGGATTGTGGTAGATGATGCCATTGTGGTAGTGGAAGCCGTACATGCCAAGATGGAGGAAGAAAATCTAAGCCCTTTTAAAGCGGTAAAGAAAGTGCTTGGAGAAATTAGTGGAGCCATTATAGCCATTACTTTGGTGATGACCGCAGTATTTATTCCGGTTGCCTTTATGACCGGACCGGTTGGTGTATTTTACCGACAATTTTCCATTACCATGGCCAGTTCCATTGTTCTTTCCGGATTGGTGGCCTTGACATTGACACCTGTTTTGTGTGCCATGATCCTCAAAAATAATCATGGGAAGCCTAAAAGAAAATCTCCAATTGATCTTTTCTTGGATTGGTTCAATAGGAAATTTGATAAAGTAACTGATAAATATGAAGGTTTACTTAAGCTTATTGTCAACCGAAAAGTAATCACCTACAGTATTCTTTTGGCTTTTGGCTTGGGGATTTTTGTGGTCAACGAAGAGTTGCCTTCCGGTTTTATTCCCAATGAAGATCAGGGAATGATCTATGCGATTATTCAAACTCCTCCGGGTTCAACCTTAGAATTGACCAATGAGGTCTCTAGAAAATTGCAAGAGATTGCAGAAGAGATTGATGGTATCCAGTCTGTATCC of the Cyclobacterium marinum DSM 745 genome contains:
- a CDS encoding efflux RND transporter permease subunit; protein product: MFSKFIQRPVLAIAISLAIIFLGILAIATRPISQFPEIAPPRVNIFIAYPGSSADVLVKSTLIPLERAINGVKGMQYIISDATSAGEATIQIIFEPGTDPNAAVVNVKTRVDQVMNNLPPLVQREGVIITPIQPSMLMYVNLFSTDKKADEKFLYNYANVNILPELQRISGMGRATILGSRQYAMRVWLKPDRMRAYNISTEEVLEAIDEQSVIGRPGRLGQSSGKTAQSIEYVLTYKGRFNLPEEYEDIIIRANPEGEILMLKDISEVELGSEFFDIYSNKDGYPAASMVLKQNFGSNASKVIDDVKVKLKELEKDFPPGMSYEINYDVSTFVDASIDKVLHTLVEAFILVALVVFLFLGDLRSTIIPAIAVPVSLIGAFVFMQIFGLTINMITLFALVLAIGIVVDDAIVVVEAVHAKMEEENLSPFKAVKKVLGEISGAIIAITLVMTAVFIPVAFMTGPVGVFYRQFSITMASSIVLSGLVALTLTPVLCAMILKNNHGKPKRKSPIDLFLDWFNRKFDKVTDKYEGLLKLIVNRKVITYSILLAFGLGIFVVNEELPSGFIPNEDQGMIYAIIQTPPGSTLELTNEVSRKLQEIAEEIDGIQSVSSLAGYEILTEGRGSNAGTCLINLKNWSERHHSVKEIIEELEEETKDLGAVIEYFEPPAVPGYGASDGFSLRMIDKNSTVDYQEFDQVNRDFMEALNKRPELSGLFTFFAANYPQFELTIDNKLAMQKGVSIGKAMENLDILIGSTYEQGFIRFGNFFKVYTQSAPEYRKLPSDIMNLFIKNEEGEMVPYSAFMKMVKKQGPNEITRFNLYTSSSIKGVPANGYTSGDAIEAIQEVAAATLPNGYDIAWEGLSYDESRRGNEAIYIFIVVLIFVYLVLAAQYESFIIPLAVILSLPIGVFGSFLMLKFMGLANDIYAQIGLIMLVGLLGKNAVLIVEFAIQKHQQGSTILEAAIIGAKVRFRPILMTSFAFIAGLIPLVIATGAGAIGNRTIGSSAMGGMLFGTLFGVVIVPGLYYIFGSLADGKTLIRDEDETPLSEDYVKSQSNASLIKKLKKLLSKKELKDGQ